From the Patescibacteria group bacterium genome, the window GCAGAAATTAGCCTACAGCGATGCGGTCATTGAGCCCTGGACATTCGCCCAGACCGGGGCAGTTGCTCCAGCTGACGTGACGGCCGCGAAGAAAGTTACCTTCTACTTCACCGGAACAACCAAGTCCACCAAGATTGTCTACACCTACGATGCTGCGAAGGGTGGGTGGCTCCGCAGTCAGGCAGATGCGGCGCACCAAGACCGGCTTACGAAGCAGCAGATTGTGGTGAAAAATCTCGTCATTCAAACTATTTCGAACAACATTTCCGTGGGTGAAAAAGGCCGGCTGACCATGACCGTGACCGGAACAGGAACAGCGAAGGTGTTTGGGGCTGGGACGGTCCAAAACGCAACCTGGAAAAAAGCAGAGAAGAACAGCCGCACGACCTTCACTGATGCTAACGGCACCGCGGTGGTTTTCCAACCGGGGAATACGTGGATTGAAGTACTGCCCGCAGGCCGGACCGTGGTTGTTGAGTAAATGCGCCAACGCGTTAAACTGCTGACCATCGACTTGGACGATACACTCATCGGCCAAGACTTGGTGGTATCCCCGCGGAATCGGGCAGCCATCCGCCGTGCTGTGCGAGCGGGGATTATTGTGACGTTGGCCACTGGGCGCACGTTCAGCACCACCCAGCCCTTTGCGCAGCGTTTGGGTTTGCACCATACTTTGGCCTGCTTTCAGGGAGCGTTGCTACGTGGGAAGCATAAAATTCTCACCTCACGCACCATGCCGCCGCAATTCTACTTAGATATTATTAAATTTGGTTTGCGACACAAGGTCCAGCAGTGCGTGTACGCCTTGGACCATGACACGGTGTACTTCCAGCGGCCACTGAATACGTTTGGCAAAGAGTACCTGGATCGGATTGAGCAGGTTCGGCAAATTAGCTTGGTTAATCTGGTCAGCTATCCCTTCCCACATCCGCCTATCAAAGTCATGTTTATAACCAGTCCAGAGAAGGTGGTCAAACTAGAGGCCATGGCCAAACGCAAGTGGGGCGATGCACTGTACATTACCCAGACCCGCGCCAACCTGTTGGAGTTTTTGCACCCACAGGTGAATAAAGGTTTTGCCTTGCGGTACTTGGCGAATCACTACCACCTCCCACTCTCGCAAACTGCCGCAATAGGTGACGGGCATAACGACATTCCCATGCTGGAAACAGCCGGGGTTTCTTTTGCGGTCCGGAATGCGCCCCGGGTTGTGGAAGCGGCGGCAGATCACGTGGTTGCCGCCTGGGATCAAGACGGGGTGGCTGAAGCCATTGATTGGATTCTGGCCCACCAACCCAAGCGGACGAAGAAATAAAAAATACCGTCCTGCCAGGGTCTGACAGGACGGAGTACTTAGGCGACCATACGCGGTGGCCGTGTTTTGTGTGTACGCGAGCGAATGTTCATCATGTTCTCCATCTGCTCGGCAACTAGACCCCTGGTGTAGGACGAATCCTCCGTTTCGAGGAAGTACGTCAGTGGTTGGAAATGCGCTACATGCCCACTGGTTCTGACAATCCGCAGATGATTTGCACAGAGGATTGTTCGTGCGTGAATGGGGGAATCAATTGCGTAGAGGTGGGCGCCGAAGAGCACAGGCTTGCCTCTTTCGCGGTGATTCTTGAGTGCGCTGATGCCACAGCTTGGGAAGTAGCAACGATAGCCCCGGTTTGTTGAGCACATGTGTGCCTCCTAGTGTGTGAAGTACAATGTTGGGGGAACCGCGAACTCTAGCACCCTACCCCCGCCATGTCAAGTGCAGGAAGCGCGGGCGGTTTGCTGCATCGTTGATTGTGGTTTGTGCATATCCCAAGCGCTTGATGAATGTCTGAAGCAGTTTTGGGTGCTGTGGCCCAACTTCCAGGTATAGGCTTGGATATTTGCGGTTTGCACACTGGGTCAAAAACGTCCGCAGCAGCTTGTCGCCATTTTTTCCGCCTAGTAATGCCAGTTTTGGTTCGCGGGTGAGTTTCTGTGTTTCCGCTGGGGTAAGGTAGGGGAGATTCGCGACAATGACATCAAATTGCTCGTTTGGCTGGAGGGGGGCTGTGAGCGAGCCATGGCGGAATTGGACGCGTGGATGAACCTTGCTCAGTCTGGCGTTCGTACGTGCCACGCGGAGGGCTGCAGCTGAAATGTCTGTCGCAACAACTTTTGCATTGGGGAAAGCTTTGGCTAAGCCAATGACCAAGCAGCCAGAGCCCGTGCCAATCTCCGCGATCGTCTTGGGTGGATGGCCAGCGAAGTCTGAAATGATACGCTCCAGCAATTCCTCCGTCTCCGGGCGGGGGATGAGCACGGCGGGCGTAACCCGAACCGTAAAACCAGCAAAGGGTTGCGTTCCAATAATGTACGCAAAAGGCATGCCAGCCATTCTCTGGCGGATGGCTTTTTTAAGTCGCGACATCTGTGTTAGGGTCAGCAGCTTTTCTGGATGCGCCAGAATGTGCGCTGGGTTTTTTCGCAGAACAAAAGCCAGCAGATCTCGGACTTCTCGAGGGTCTATGCTTGGTGCTTGGAAAAACGAACCAACAGTCTGCCGGGGCATTACTGTGCGCTGGGTTGGTGGGCAGCAGTTTGCACGGCCGCAATAATGTCGTCCAGTTCACCTTCCATCACGCCAGTGAGATTGTGGAAGTTCTGCTTGATGCGGTGGTCAGTCAGCCGGTTTTGCGGGAAGTTGTAGGTGCGGATTTTCTCACTCCGGTCACCCGTGCCAATTTGCTGCTTGCGCTGCTCAGTTGCTGCCTTGCGTTTCTTCTCTTCTTCAAAGGCAAACACCCGGGCACGCATGATGTTCATACCCTTTTCTCGGTTCTGCTTTTGCGATCGCTCATCCTGGCACTGCACCGTAATCCCGGTGGGAATATGCAGCAGGCGCACAGCAGAGTAGGTGGTGTTCACAGACTGGCCACCGTGCCCAGAGGAGGTCGTCACTTCCATTTTGATGTCCTCGGGTTTGATGCTCACGTCCACCTCTTCCACAATGGGCAGCACGGCAACCGTCGCCGTGGAGGTGTGCACGCGGCCAGCCTTTTCCGTTTCCGGCACGCGCTGAACGCGGTGCACGCCAGACTCCCAGCGCAGCAGGCCAAAGGCACCTGGGGTGGGGATTTCAATAATTGCTTCTTTGTACCCGCCAATGCCCGTGCGGTTCGTGCTCACCAAGTGTGGGTGCCAGCCGTGATTCTCAGCAAAGCGGGTGTACATGCGGCAGAGTTCCGCAGCGAACAAACCCGACTCGTCGCCCCCAGCGCCAGCACGAATTTCCACCAGGGCACCGCGCTCATCCATGGGGTCAATGGGTTGCTCCAGCACGCGCAGCTTCTCCGCCACTTCGGCCAGCTCTTTGGTAATCCGGGTGTGATCTTCAGTAGCAAGTGCCGCCAGGTCTGGGTCTTCCAAGGCGCTGGCGGTGTCCACCAGTTGTTCCTGCAACGATTGCTGGTCGCCCAGCAAACCCAAGTGCTCCACGACGCGTTTGTGCTCGCGGGAGAGCTGTTCCAGTTTTTTCCCATCACCCGCCCCAGCAGCAACTTGGAGTTCCTGTTCCAGAGCATCACGTTTGGCAGTGAGTTCGGGGAGCGTTGGCATATGGGCAAATAGCAAAACCGCCCACAGGGAGTATAAGGGGCGGCAGGTTGCGTTACTTCTTGGCTTTGGTGGTCTTCGCGGCCTTCCGTGTAAGTTTGTCTGTCTTCTTCACAGAGGTCTTCTCTTGCATCTTCTTAAAGCGTTCCACCCGACCTTGGGCGTCCATGACCTTTTGGGTGCCGGTGTACAGCGGGTGGCAGTTTGAACAGACCTCAATCTGCAGGTCTTTTTGGGTGGAACCAGTGGCAAACGTATGCCCACAGGCGCAGCTGACCTTTGCGTCGTGGTGGTAGGTGGGGTGAATAGCGTCTTTCATAGTTCGCCTACTATACCATGGTTTGAAGATTCGTCAAGGGAAACTGGATTCTGGGAAATAAAAAAGGGATCCAGTTGTTGGATCCCTAAAGAACAATTAAATGCCCAAGAGTTACTTTTTGTCTCCTTTTTGAGCTTCGAGAAGCTTTTTTAGCTCCTCATCGCTCATGTTTTGAACGGTGCCGCGGGCTGTTTCGTTTTCCCGCTGCGTGGTTATGTGTGCTCGCTTCTCCAAGTTGGTTTCGTTCACCGCCTGTTGCGATTTTGAAACAACAATTTGTACCGAGGTATTATCGAATCCCATCATTGGCACTATTGATTCGGGGGTATCGATATACTGGATGACGACTGTATCACCAACCTTGGTAATTGGAAGTTTCGGCGATAGTCCACTGGCTCCCGCAAATAGTTGTTCACCGTCTTGCAGAAGCAAAATGTAATGCGTTTCTGAGTTTTTATTCTCAGAAGCGAAACGCTGAACAATTCCGGTAATAGTTTCATTCTCGTGAGCTAATTCGGCAGCAATTTGGTGACCACTGCTAGCCAAAAGTTCTTGGTATTTCCGGAGTGCATCGTATTGGTCCTCGCCCTCAGCTACCATCATCTTGTCTACCTCGACAATCGCCACTCCCAGAAAAGAATGGTTTTCACCGAGTAGTGGGACGATGGATGCCATTGTGCCGTAAATGTTATACAACACTGGCCCAGAGCCATGCTGGTTTTTATAGGCAACTTTGTTATTCACTGCCTGTATTACACCAGCTTCGGTTCCACCTTTCGCTTTGTAGCGAATCGAATTGCCGGTTCTCGAGTCAGTATAGATAAGACCCACCATTGACTCGTCCGCCGCTGCCGTTGAAGTGAGTGTGGTGACCCAATATGGTCTCCCATCGGAACCATAGTTTATGCTCGGTGTCTCTCCCTCAATGATGTCTTTTTTTCCTAAGAAAGAATTCCACCAACTGATTGAGTACTGACCCATATCGTCAACATAGGTCTGTACAAAATCTTTTGGGATCACTCGATCAATCCACTCTGGTATGTTGCCGATTGCATACTCAGTTTTCTCGCCGGTTGTTGGATTGACAACAAGTACACCGCGAACTTTTGGTCCCCAAAATGATATTGTAGGCTCAAAAATGGTAATGACCCAGTAAGGTTGTAGACTGTCATCAACTTCAAAAGAAAAGTCGCATAATCCAATTCCTCTGTACCCATTGTTCCATAGGTACCGGGGCAAATTATTACCGAAGCACGCTTCATTCATGTAGACGAATTTGTGATTCAATTTAATTTGTACTGGGAAACGTGGATCCTCAGCGTCAACCATGACATAGCCCGGACTTACCTTAGCAGATGACCATTCCCAAAAACCATTAAATTCAAATGGCGCCACGTACCACAGTTGACCGTTGACGATCTGTAACGTCATGTGATCTTTCGATACATGAAATTGTGATCCTAGGGCACCAGGGGCATCGCCTAATTGCTTGTCGGCAAGCCATTCGGCGAGTTCCTTCGTTACCATTCTAATATCTTCAGGATTTTTTGGCTGGACGTCTTGTGTCCAGATCCTTTCTTCGACATCACCAATCATGCGTGCATATTCGTCGGAATGGAACAAGCTACCGCCGTACATTGCAGTTATGATAATGATGGCAAATCCAATGACCGGAAATGCAAGGGAGAAATTGGGATGAAACTCGTCTCTACTTGAATCAAAGCATGCTACTATCGCGCTGATGAGCCACAGAATGCAAACCATCATTCCATAGTAGCCAAAAAGCGGCCAGACCATGGAGGGAAGAAATGACCAAATGATGAACCAATTGGCGAGTATGCTGATGATCACCGTAATGACCGCAGCAGCAGTTTTCCGAAAAATCAGCATGGGAATCACGCCAATAATGGAAATAATAAATGCTAATAAGAACGACATGCGTTCCTCCTTCTTGAGTTACAGTTATTCAGTTTTCAATATTCAGTAGTTACTTCAAAAACATTCCACAATAGCATAGAGACGACAAT encodes:
- a CDS encoding Cof-type HAD-IIB family hydrolase; this translates as MRQRVKLLTIDLDDTLIGQDLVVSPRNRAAIRRAVRAGIIVTLATGRTFSTTQPFAQRLGLHHTLACFQGALLRGKHKILTSRTMPPQFYLDIIKFGLRHKVQQCVYALDHDTVYFQRPLNTFGKEYLDRIEQVRQISLVNLVSYPFPHPPIKVMFITSPEKVVKLEAMAKRKWGDALYITQTRANLLEFLHPQVNKGFALRYLANHYHLPLSQTAAIGDGHNDIPMLETAGVSFAVRNAPRVVEAAADHVVAAWDQDGVAEAIDWILAHQPKRTKK
- the rpmE gene encoding 50S ribosomal protein L31, with protein sequence MKDAIHPTYHHDAKVSCACGHTFATGSTQKDLQIEVCSNCHPLYTGTQKVMDAQGRVERFKKMQEKTSVKKTDKLTRKAAKTTKAKK
- the prfA gene encoding peptide chain release factor 1, encoding MPTLPELTAKRDALEQELQVAAGAGDGKKLEQLSREHKRVVEHLGLLGDQQSLQEQLVDTASALEDPDLAALATEDHTRITKELAEVAEKLRVLEQPIDPMDERGALVEIRAGAGGDESGLFAAELCRMYTRFAENHGWHPHLVSTNRTGIGGYKEAIIEIPTPGAFGLLRWESGVHRVQRVPETEKAGRVHTSTATVAVLPIVEEVDVSIKPEDIKMEVTTSSGHGGQSVNTTYSAVRLLHIPTGITVQCQDERSQKQNREKGMNIMRARVFAFEEEKKRKAATEQRKQQIGTGDRSEKIRTYNFPQNRLTDHRIKQNFHNLTGVMEGELDDIIAAVQTAAHQPSAQ
- the prmC gene encoding peptide chain release factor N(5)-glutamine methyltransferase, with protein sequence MPRQTVGSFFQAPSIDPREVRDLLAFVLRKNPAHILAHPEKLLTLTQMSRLKKAIRQRMAGMPFAYIIGTQPFAGFTVRVTPAVLIPRPETEELLERIISDFAGHPPKTIAEIGTGSGCLVIGLAKAFPNAKVVATDISAAALRVARTNARLSKVHPRVQFRHGSLTAPLQPNEQFDVIVANLPYLTPAETQKLTREPKLALLGGKNGDKLLRTFLTQCANRKYPSLYLEVGPQHPKLLQTFIKRLGYAQTTINDAANRPRFLHLTWRG